Proteins encoded by one window of Pelecanus crispus isolate bPelCri1 chromosome 8, bPelCri1.pri, whole genome shotgun sequence:
- the SMIM33 gene encoding small integral membrane protein 33, whose protein sequence is MNTSMPGSQLRQPEPQDVAAFTPISIVRSVTKKSDALPMISVIVVIFVLLAVFIIIVVHYGPHLRTVQITLYHEPMPQDLDNGVYLTDWKKLGSQKKLPAQPCQREPASVDVAGISCQCSCKHHLPCRSAESNVIEITYL, encoded by the coding sequence ATGAACACCTCCATGCCCGGCAGCCAACTAAGACAGCCCGAGCCCCAGGACGTGGCTGCCTTCACTCCCATCTCCATTGTCAGGAGCGTGACGAAGAAATCTGATGCCCTGCCCATGATCTCAGTGATCGTCGTCATCTTCGTCCTCTTGGCTGTCTTCATCATCATTGTGGTGCACTACGGTCCTCACCTCCGCACTGTCCAGATCACCCTCTACCATGAGCCCATGCCGCAGGACCTGGACAATGGGGTGTACCTCACGGACTGGAAGAAGCTGGGCTCCCAGAAGaagctgcctgcccagccctgccagcggGAGCCAGCCAGCGTGGATGTGGCTGGCATAAGCTGCCAGTGCTCCTGCAAGCATCACCTTCCCTGCAGGAGTGCTGAGTCCAATGTGATCGAGATCACGTACCTGTGA